In Haematobia irritans isolate KBUSLIRL chromosome 1, ASM5000362v1, whole genome shotgun sequence, a genomic segment contains:
- the Osi13 gene encoding protein Osi13 has translation MKLVVGFVAITAVVQCKMAKSHENALQYKDQSFANVDKIQDKTVKVNAKAFWPEIQYDENVIMLSEVLEEIENGRGKSHKYKKLSKTLYPLFVGVLIAKVVLIPLMLKMLTAISTAALIMSKISLITTGLLILKWIISGQNSEGQQTQFELIYVPPLKTYGKSYGGLKTWPDQIWSPSSYLPDATSRHHQKYIPINKYGNDGSNYDGKPFL, from the exons aTGAAACTTGTTGTGGGTTTTGTGGCCATAACTGCTGTAGTGCAATGTAAAATGGCAAAAAGCCACGAAAATGCCTTGCAGTACAAGGATCAAAGTTTCGCAAATGTCGACAAGATACAGGATAAAACAGTAAAAGTTAATGCAAAAGCTTTTTGGCCAGAAATTCAGTATGATGAAAATGTCATCATGTTAAGTGAAGTTTTGGAGGAAATTGAAAATG GTCGTGGCAAATCTCATAAATACAAAAAGCTCTCAAAAACCTTATACCCACTTTTTGTGGGTGTCCTAATAGCAAAAGTTGTGCTAATACCTTTGATGTTGAAAATGTTAACAGCCATATCTACGGCAGCTCTGATCATGAGTAAGATTTCATTGATTACCACCGGTCTATTGATCTTAAAATGGATAATTTCCGGACAAAATTCTGAAGGACAACAAACTCAATTTGAATTGATTTATGTACCACCTTTAAAGACATATGGCAAATCTTATGGTGGCCTTAAAACTTGGCCGGATCAGATATGGTCTCCCAGTTCTTATCTACCAGATGCGACATCAAGACATCATCAGAAATATATTCCTATTAATAAATATGGTAACGATGGCTCAAACTATGATGGTAAACCATTTTTATAA